One part of the Phacochoerus africanus isolate WHEZ1 chromosome 7, ROS_Pafr_v1, whole genome shotgun sequence genome encodes these proteins:
- the PLEKHA5 gene encoding pleckstrin homology domain-containing family A member 5 isoform X8: MAADLNLEWICSLPRSWTYGITRGGRVFFINEEAKSTTWLHPVTGEAVVTGHRRQSTDLPTGWEEAYTFEGARYYIKNIKILNMG; the protein is encoded by the exons ATGGCGGCGGATCTGAACCTGGAGTGGATCTGTTCCTTGCCCCGCTCCTGGACTTACGGGATCACCCGGGGCGGCCGAGTCTTCTTCATCAA CGAGGAAGCGAAGAGCACCACCTGGCTGCACCCCGTCACCGGCGAGGCCGTGGTCACTGGGCACCGGCGGCAGAGCACAG aTTTGCCTACTGGCTGGGAAGAAGCATATACTTTTGAAGGTGCAAGATACTATATaaa